A genome region from uncultured Fibrobacter sp. includes the following:
- a CDS encoding phosphotransferase, translating to MNKEELVLSPKINEYLFAHGYSDGFEVEPIAGAGSGRRYYRIKNSERSCVVQVSPEVNDDFNRFVEYSKMFLDYKLPVPRVYCVDASACQILQEDLGKRSLYDYVNPSAQSGSVRILYPEVIEALIRWQNASQSLFSNHTNIWLYRFDFAALKWETDYFTQNFLMDYKGIKEIPVAVTNFYSLLAVSVEAQTKVLMHRDFQSQNIMVRPNSEIAFVDFQGARRGSMFYDIASLLWDPYVCLPLDMIKDFFEYWHTYYAGARIYSKEDAWMCFIHASLQRVMQALGAYCFLSRQKKIQKFEQYIEPGKKQLLALFSEFKLIANATDKELFPFMEEALS from the coding sequence ATGAATAAAGAAGAACTTGTTTTATCTCCCAAAATAAACGAATACCTTTTTGCTCATGGCTATTCCGACGGCTTTGAGGTTGAACCCATTGCCGGTGCCGGTTCTGGCCGCCGTTATTACCGTATCAAGAATTCCGAACGGTCTTGCGTGGTGCAGGTTTCTCCCGAGGTGAACGACGATTTCAACCGCTTTGTCGAGTATTCCAAGATGTTCCTGGATTACAAGCTGCCTGTTCCCCGTGTCTATTGTGTCGATGCTTCGGCTTGCCAAATTCTCCAAGAAGACCTGGGCAAGCGCAGCCTTTACGATTACGTCAATCCCAGTGCCCAGTCCGGAAGCGTCCGCATCCTTTACCCCGAAGTGATCGAAGCGCTCATCCGCTGGCAGAACGCATCCCAGTCCCTGTTCAGCAACCACACCAACATCTGGCTGTACCGGTTCGATTTTGCCGCCCTCAAGTGGGAGACGGATTACTTTACCCAGAACTTCCTGATGGACTACAAGGGCATCAAGGAAATTCCGGTTGCCGTCACGAACTTCTATTCGCTCCTCGCTGTTTCTGTCGAGGCGCAAACCAAGGTGCTCATGCATCGCGATTTCCAGTCGCAAAACATTATGGTGCGTCCTAATTCCGAAATCGCATTCGTCGATTTCCAGGGGGCTCGCCGTGGTTCCATGTTCTACGACATTGCTTCGCTGCTTTGGGACCCTTACGTTTGCCTCCCTCTCGACATGATCAAGGATTTCTTTGAATACTGGCACACCTACTATGCTGGCGCCCGCATTTATTCCAAGGAAGATGCCTGGATGTGCTTCATCCATGCTAGCCTCCAGCGCGTGATGCAGGCTTTGGGAGCGTATTGCTTCCTTTCTAGACAAAAGAAAATTCAAAAGTTCGAACAGTACATTGAGCCGGGCAAGAAGCAACTCTTGGCGTTGTTCTCGGAATTCAAGCTCATTGCCAATGCGACTGACAAGGAGCTCTTCCCGTTCATGGAAGAAGCCCTTTCGTAG
- a CDS encoding sugar phosphate nucleotidyltransferase has protein sequence MMNVLILAAGLGTRLRPLTLDMPKPLVPVVDASVLELQAQKARQLGEVVLHVNAHYLADQVEAEAARLGFEKVWLEPEILGTAGPLSRIYRAGYRGGLLVMNGDAYCQFDLARFVEAAVSAGADFALLGVDFPKVNTLRVDSRGRLSGVLKNFGESEGEAVTFSGVSWYSDAALSRMDAAEFNIVNFWKSEVDAGRPPFVDMSQKDALWIDMGSPEGLKRACDARREELGIDSWVGNAPSADSRFVRSVVKCVADIPADASFTDSILYEGATVQPGESVVREIRGRGFCWKL, from the coding sequence ATGATGAATGTCCTTATCCTAGCTGCGGGGCTGGGGACGCGCCTGCGCCCCCTGACTCTCGATATGCCGAAACCGCTTGTGCCCGTGGTGGATGCCTCGGTGCTCGAACTGCAGGCGCAAAAAGCCCGGCAGCTGGGGGAGGTTGTTCTGCACGTGAACGCCCATTACCTCGCCGATCAGGTGGAAGCCGAGGCCGCACGTCTCGGTTTCGAAAAGGTCTGGCTCGAACCCGAGATTCTGGGAACGGCGGGGCCTCTCAGCCGCATTTACCGCGCCGGGTATCGCGGCGGGCTCTTGGTGATGAACGGCGACGCTTATTGTCAGTTTGATTTGGCTCGGTTTGTCGAGGCGGCGGTCTCGGCTGGGGCCGACTTTGCACTGCTCGGCGTGGATTTCCCGAAGGTGAACACGCTCCGTGTGGATTCGCGGGGGAGGCTTTCCGGGGTCCTCAAGAATTTTGGCGAGAGCGAGGGCGAGGCGGTTACGTTCTCGGGCGTGTCGTGGTATAGCGACGCGGCCCTTTCGAGGATGGATGCTGCCGAGTTCAATATCGTCAATTTCTGGAAGTCCGAAGTGGACGCCGGAAGGCCTCCCTTCGTGGACATGAGCCAGAAGGATGCTCTCTGGATAGACATGGGTTCGCCTGAAGGCCTCAAGCGCGCCTGCGACGCCCGCCGCGAGGAACTAGGCATTGACAGCTGGGTGGGCAACGCACCTTCTGCTGACTCGCGTTTTGTCCGTTCGGTGGTGAAGTGTGTTGCTGATATTCCTGCCGATGCCTCCTTTACGGACTCCATCCTTTACGAGGGGGCGACCGTGCAACCGGGCGAAAGTGTGGTCCGCGAAATCCGCGGCAGGGGCTTTTGCTGGAAACTTTAG
- a CDS encoding 3-hydroxyacyl-ACP dehydratase FabZ family protein: MSLLESLRKSDKPGILYDADVVHEILPQKFPFAFVDEVISLEVGKEAAEGVEAVNPSIVATFHLTGDEGFLKGHFPGNPVMPGVIQIEAMAQAATILTMIVKEADVAGKRPAFMGVEECRFRAPVIPKADLVLKATLTFARRGIYKYNGEIYQGDTLMSKASFSAAMV, from the coding sequence ATGTCTCTCTTAGAATCCCTTCGCAAGTCAGATAAGCCGGGAATCCTGTACGACGCCGATGTCGTCCATGAAATTTTGCCGCAGAAGTTCCCCTTCGCCTTTGTCGACGAGGTCATTTCGCTCGAAGTCGGTAAGGAAGCCGCCGAAGGTGTGGAAGCCGTGAACCCCTCCATTGTTGCCACGTTCCACCTCACTGGTGACGAAGGCTTTTTGAAGGGCCATTTCCCTGGTAACCCGGTGATGCCCGGTGTCATCCAGATCGAGGCGATGGCCCAGGCGGCTACCATCCTCACGATGATTGTCAAAGAAGCCGATGTGGCCGGCAAGCGCCCCGCATTCATGGGCGTCGAGGAATGCCGTTTCCGCGCCCCCGTCATCCCGAAGGCTGACCTTGTCTTGAAGGCGACGCTTACCTTTGCGCGCCGCGGTATCTACAAGTACAATGGCGAAATCTACCAGGGCGATACGCTCATGAGCAAGGCGAGCTTCAGCGCGGCCATGGTCTAG
- a CDS encoding UDP-3-O-acyl-N-acetylglucosamine deacetylase codes for MEAFRGPLATDGEEVMGKGRAGNNTREVLFTSPSLSYKSTSVEVKLRDASVTSAPSVNWSVGGHPFYSTSAHKLYGDLLHSVSRTTIYELDDGLGSAGKLRLCSPEHLAPVFLMWPDRIFDVNLVSADEPEVPMMDGSALPFFSRLRREAGVPHELSFYDVPLRAEWDLCRRPGEAPTGCVRITPSEAFEVEYVLDSVGSSASVSIYSAEDLFSVFMARTFITEKDYREAREAGLLAGVDESCGLLLPDGSANKNLYRVDEEPARHKVLDLLGDLAFVCPSLPKVRIEILNGGHVSHHQIVRRLLPYVSLRIPSQVR; via the coding sequence GTGGAGGCGTTCCGTGGTCCGCTTGCGACAGATGGGGAAGAAGTGATGGGCAAGGGACGTGCAGGCAACAATACTCGCGAGGTTCTATTTACTTCGCCCTCGCTCAGCTACAAGTCCACCTCGGTGGAGGTGAAACTCCGCGACGCGAGCGTGACAAGCGCACCGAGCGTGAACTGGTCTGTGGGCGGGCATCCATTTTACAGCACATCTGCGCATAAGCTTTATGGCGATTTGCTCCATTCCGTGAGCCGGACAACGATTTATGAACTCGACGATGGCCTAGGCAGTGCCGGTAAGCTTCGCCTTTGTTCTCCAGAGCATCTTGCCCCTGTATTTTTGATGTGGCCGGATCGCATTTTCGACGTGAATCTCGTATCGGCGGATGAACCGGAAGTGCCGATGATGGACGGCAGTGCTTTGCCGTTCTTCAGTCGCTTGCGCCGTGAGGCGGGCGTTCCACACGAACTTTCTTTTTACGATGTGCCTTTGCGTGCCGAGTGGGATTTGTGCCGCCGTCCGGGCGAAGCCCCGACCGGGTGCGTGCGTATTACGCCTTCGGAGGCGTTCGAGGTGGAATACGTTCTGGATTCTGTCGGCTCGTCTGCGTCTGTCTCGATTTATTCGGCCGAGGATTTGTTCTCCGTGTTCATGGCGCGGACGTTCATCACGGAAAAAGATTACAGGGAGGCCCGCGAAGCGGGGCTCCTGGCCGGTGTCGATGAATCCTGTGGCCTTTTGCTGCCGGATGGCTCCGCAAATAAGAATTTGTACCGCGTAGACGAGGAACCCGCAAGGCACAAGGTGCTCGATTTGTTGGGCGACCTTGCGTTCGTTTGCCCGTCGTTACCGAAAGTACGCATTGAAATTTTAAACGGGGGCCATGTGTCCCATCACCAAATAGTAAGGAGGTTGTTACCTTATGTCTCTCTTAGAATCCCTTCGCAAGTCAGATAA
- a CDS encoding UDP-3-O-(3-hydroxymyristoyl)glucosamine N-acyltransferase — translation MMRPVTLAEVLSFIDSLEGSGYAQVASAQSLDFTLTGFAPIASAGEYDVSFWTGDSSVETGLFGNAGGVTAAMFESVRAGLLFVPKAFAASVEGGATKAFPNVKFVCGVENPYHAMVQFLEHFATTVSQSKPHIPASAKVHPSAVVEGCLGENVVIGPGCVVMADSEIGDGSVLEANVTIYSNVKVGRECVFQAGSVVGSRGYGFYMYGGERRMVPHLAGVVIGDGCSFGANSVVAAGFISPTKIGNHCHFDSFVQIAHNCCLGDNIMMASQSGLAGSVTVGDNVELAGGAQSAGHLTIGSGAKVAAKAGITKNIPENAVYAGFPAEDIAVWRRSVVRLRQMGKK, via the coding sequence ATGATGCGCCCGGTTACGCTTGCAGAAGTACTTTCCTTTATTGACAGTCTTGAAGGTTCGGGCTATGCTCAAGTTGCATCGGCCCAATCGCTTGATTTTACATTGACCGGCTTTGCCCCGATTGCCTCGGCCGGAGAGTACGACGTGTCGTTCTGGACGGGCGATTCTTCGGTGGAGACGGGGCTTTTCGGGAATGCCGGTGGCGTTACGGCTGCGATGTTCGAATCGGTCCGTGCCGGGCTCCTCTTTGTGCCCAAGGCGTTTGCCGCCTCGGTAGAAGGCGGCGCCACAAAGGCTTTCCCGAATGTGAAGTTTGTCTGTGGGGTGGAAAATCCCTACCATGCGATGGTCCAGTTCTTGGAACATTTTGCCACTACTGTTTCCCAGAGCAAGCCCCATATTCCGGCTTCGGCCAAGGTTCATCCGAGTGCCGTTGTCGAAGGTTGCCTAGGCGAGAATGTCGTTATTGGGCCCGGTTGCGTCGTGATGGCCGACTCCGAGATTGGAGACGGTAGCGTGCTCGAGGCGAACGTCACGATTTATTCGAATGTCAAGGTAGGCCGGGAATGCGTTTTCCAGGCGGGTTCTGTCGTGGGGAGCCGTGGTTACGGTTTTTACATGTATGGTGGCGAACGCCGGATGGTGCCTCACCTTGCTGGAGTTGTCATCGGCGACGGATGTAGTTTTGGTGCCAACAGCGTTGTGGCAGCCGGGTTCATTTCGCCGACAAAAATCGGGAACCATTGCCACTTCGATTCGTTTGTCCAGATTGCCCACAACTGCTGCTTGGGCGACAACATCATGATGGCTTCGCAGTCGGGCCTCGCAGGTTCGGTCACTGTCGGGGACAATGTTGAACTCGCAGGCGGTGCGCAGTCTGCCGGGCATCTGACTATTGGCAGCGGGGCGAAGGTGGCCGCAAAAGCGGGTATCACCAAGAACATTCCCGAAAATGCTGTGTACGCCGGTTTCCCTGCCGAAGATATCGCCGTGTGGAGGCGTTCCGTGGTCCGCTTGCGACAGATGGGGAAGAAGTGA